The Mesorhizobium sp. AR02 genome segment GTCCTGGAAATGGACCAATGTCAGCTATATCGCGCCAGGCTTCGCCAGCATTTACCGCACCAGTGCGTTGCGCCTAATCGACATCACCGCGCCCGGCCTGGTGATCGAGGATTTCAACATGACCTTCGAAGTCCAGCGCAAGCGCCTGGGGCGAGTTGCCTACTCGCCAAGGGCGCGATGCTCGTCCGAAGACCCGTTCAGCCTCAACGACTACCGCAAGCAGGTCCAGCGCTGGTACCTTGGCTTCTGGCAGACCGTTCGGCGCCATGGTGTCTGGCCGGGCCGGTTCTGGCTATCGCTGGGCGGCCTGCTGGCGGAGCTGATAGTCATCTCGCTGTTTGCGCTGGCGCTGCCGTTCGCGGCGGTCCTCTATCTCGCAACAGGTATCGAGACACCAGCCGTTTCGCTTGGCGCAATGGCAGTGCATCTGGTCTCTCCGCTTGGCCTGTTGGCTTTGTTCTTTGCAGTGGACTACGCGCTCACCTTGGTCGTCGCCGTCATCGAGTGCCGCCCGAGCCTGCTCGTCTACGGCATGGCATTTCCGTTCATCCGGCTGCTCGACGCGGCTCTTTTCCTGCGCGCGTTGTTCAAGTCGTTTTCCGCGAAATCCGACGGTCGCTGGATCAGTCCGGAACGATATCCGGCAGTCGTTCGAGACGGGAGGGAAACATGAACATAACCCGACGTACCGCCCTTCTTGGCGGCCTGACGATGCCACTGCTCGCATGGGCCGGCAAAGGCATTTCGCAGGCATCGGCCACCGGCAAACTGCCCAACCCGTTGATGATTGTCATCAGCGGTATCGACAACAGCGCCACGTCCGCAAGGCTCGCTGCGCTGACCGATGCATTTGTCAGCCGCCAGCTGCCTATCCTTGTCTCGATTACACCGATCGACAGCGCCGGCAACAAGCTGGACTATGGTTCCGATCTCGCCGTCTGGCTGCGCAAGACAATCTTGCAAAGCCCGGACGGCGTCGAGTTCGGCGCGCACATCGACACCATCGTGTCGTCCGATCCCTATTTCCAGGCGCGGCAGGCCAGCGATATCCAGGCGGCGTTTTGCTACATCGCCAACGAATATCGGAGGTACCAGTCGAGGGCCGTGATCACGGCCTTGACGCTGACGACAAATTCGCCGCTCGGTTCGCATCAGGACGCCTCCGCGATGCGCAGCGCGGGCATCCGGTCGGTTGTTCGATTGCGGGGCGGGATCGAAGATAAGGTCGGGCTGCAGCCGGATGACGGTGGCTACTGGAGCACGGATACCGGCCTGGTGAACGTCTTTGCTTCGCCGCTGACCTCGGTCAGGCCGAAGGTCGCAGGTGCAAGGCCGATGGATGCCGCGACGCTCGCCTCGAACATGTCGAGCCTCGATGCCGCCGACAACCCGGTCCTTGTCGATATTCCGTTCGCAGCACTCGCGACCCTCGGTGACAGCGATCTGGCAAGCTACGCAGCCTCCATCGCGGACGCTGCGCAAGGCGTCATCTCTGCCGGCAAGGCGCGAGCCATATTGCCCAAGAAACTCTATGCCCAGAGTAAGGAGACCAATCGCCTCATCGTCGTTCGCGTCGATGATCTCAGGGTGGATAGTGACACCGATCCGAGCCACATGGCTTTTATATATGGGTTGATCGAGGCCGGTTATCCGGTCACCGACGCCATCATCCCGGCAACCCGCTCGGGCCTTGTCTCCGACGACGAAAAGGCTAAGGCCTTCATCCACGCTATGCTCGAGGAAAAGCACTACGACATCGCCGCGCATGGCTGGAACCACACGCCGCAGGAACTGCTTGGCAATTCGCCGCAGAAGGATTTCAGCCTGATCAGAGATGGCGTCAGCGAGGTCTACCGGTCAACTGGGAAATTCCCGACCTCTTATATCCCGCCCAACGATGCCTTCGACGACAACACGCTGAACGCGTTGGCGATGACTGGGACGCCTGTCTTCAGCGCCGAAAAAGGTGATCTGCGCTGGTTCAGCGGTTTGGACAAACGCGGCATCCTGCATATCTCGAACACGATGAAATTCGAGAAGGCCTGGTCTGCGGATCTTCCCTATTTTACCAAACAGCAGGTGCTCGACTATTTTGGAACCGAGAACGATGCGGTCTTCTGCATCCATCCCAACACCGCCAACACACCGGAAAAACGGGCTCTGGTTCTCGACATGCTAGCCGAACTGTCGAGCCAACGCGGTACCAAGCTAGTCAATTTCGACGAATACTACAAAGTCGTCAGCCCGCCGATGCCGAAGGTTGAGTTGATCCGAAATGCCCGTGCCGGTGTTTCGGTCCGCGACTGGAAGAAGCCCGACCGGTATCCGCTGGATGACGGCAGGCTGAAGGCCGATGCGGAATTGGCCTGGACC includes the following:
- a CDS encoding glycosyltransferase, whose translation is MNEIAIANAVMVVLSASLGVNIIFWCTVGIIRFVSEIGSRVATTGPSAVRLADVAVVIPAHNEAVALPKCIAALKEIIPARQIYVASDGSRDATVTIARAAGCRALDIQPNGGKAKAIDRAIRHYRLCDRYKAVLIQDADSEIDRHYFRHALPLFDDPGVAAVAGHVLSRWREHRWLSLDMIFAAYRTRLYRILQTAFQYGQSWKWTNVSYIAPGFASIYRTSALRLIDITAPGLVIEDFNMTFEVQRKRLGRVAYSPRARCSSEDPFSLNDYRKQVQRWYLGFWQTVRRHGVWPGRFWLSLGGLLAELIVISLFALALPFAAVLYLATGIETPAVSLGAMAVHLVSPLGLLALFFAVDYALTLVVAVIECRPSLLVYGMAFPFIRLLDAALFLRALFKSFSAKSDGRWISPERYPAVVRDGRET
- a CDS encoding DUF3131 domain-containing protein codes for the protein MNITRRTALLGGLTMPLLAWAGKGISQASATGKLPNPLMIVISGIDNSATSARLAALTDAFVSRQLPILVSITPIDSAGNKLDYGSDLAVWLRKTILQSPDGVEFGAHIDTIVSSDPYFQARQASDIQAAFCYIANEYRRYQSRAVITALTLTTNSPLGSHQDASAMRSAGIRSVVRLRGGIEDKVGLQPDDGGYWSTDTGLVNVFASPLTSVRPKVAGARPMDAATLASNMSSLDAADNPVLVDIPFAALATLGDSDLASYAASIADAAQGVISAGKARAILPKKLYAQSKETNRLIVVRVDDLRVDSDTDPSHMAFIYGLIEAGYPVTDAIIPATRSGLVSDDEKAKAFIHAMLEEKHYDIAAHGWNHTPQELLGNSPQKDFSLIRDGVSEVYRSTGKFPTSYIPPNDAFDDNTLNALAMTGTPVFSAEKGDLRWFSGLDKRGILHISNTMKFEKAWSADLPYFTKQQVLDYFGTENDAVFCIHPNTANTPEKRALVLDMLAELSSQRGTKLVNFDEYYKVVSPPMPKVELIRNARAGVSVRDWKKPDRYPLDDGRLKADAELAWTYFDWGAKNYNGMVPATSWVEYGKQAGYPFTTMWDLGTHILAALSAQRLGIIGQAEFETTISRIIAFLGETSFRYAGGQLPHTERALKAQSGQRDGFDSADTGRLLVALKILDSSTSGAFPVFDLVSSWSFKPVLKDGEMHVVSEKGRISSAHANSYAGYAGRGYSLWGERIKPVFDTLDPDKSMDDAILALAEIQRRGRIATEPHVTEEIELGGSPHGRLMADMLYAAQIERYRQTGIATCVSECAMAGPPYFTYQGYQLTDDGGDFAVDTLKTLSPEKAAKLADSLRLVSAKGAYLWHASRPGDYSKTLVDLIRDRAKMPGMGFSSGVSEKTGKQIAVTDINTNGIILESVAYILGRRKPLLASEGASAIAAKA